One Pomacea canaliculata isolate SZHN2017 linkage group LG9, ASM307304v1, whole genome shotgun sequence DNA segment encodes these proteins:
- the LOC112571442 gene encoding proteasome subunit alpha type-5-like, protein MFLTRSEYDRGVNTFSPEGRLFQVEYAIEAIKLGSTAIGIQTSEGVVLAVEKRVTSPLIEPSSIEKIMEVDKHIGCAMSGLIADSRTLIDKARVEAQNHWFTYNENISVESVTQAVSNLALAFGDDDPNPGAMSRPFGVALLIAGIDENGPRLFHMDPSGTFIQYDAKAIGSGSEGAQQALQESFHKSMTLKDACKSALTILKQVMEEKLNATNVEMATVTPQNLFRMFTKEELESLIKDL, encoded by the exons atgtttttgacacGCTCAGAGTATGATCGTGGGGTTAATACATTTTCACCAGAAGGTCGCCTGTTCCAAGTGGAATATGCCATAGAAGCAATCAAG TTGGGGTCTACAGCGATTGGCATTCAAACAAGCGAAGGTGTTGTGTTGGCCGTGGAGAAGAGGGTTACCTCCCCTCTCATAGAGCCTTCGAGCATTGAAAAGATCATGGAAGTAGACAAGCACATTG GGTGTGCTATGAGTGGCCTGATTGCTGACTCAAGAACACTAATTGACAAAGCACGTGTTGAAGCTCAG AATCATTGGTTTACATACAATGAGAATATCAGTGTGGAAAGTGTCACACAGGCTGTGTCTAACCTTGCTTTAGCATTTGGTGATGATGATCCAAATCCTGGTGCAATG AGTCGACCATTTGGTGTGGCTTTGCTGATAGCAGGGATTGATGAAAATGGACCCCGGTT atttcACATGGATCCATCAGGCACCTTTATCCAGTATGATGCTAAGGCCATTGGATCAGGATCAGAAGGTGCACAGCAAGCTTTACAAGAAAGCTTTCACAAG TCCATGACTTTAAAGGATGCCTGCAAGTCTGCCCTTACTATTCTCAAGCAAGTCATGGAAGAGAAACTCAATGCCACCAATGTGGAG ATGGCCACCGTTACACCACAGAATTTGTTCCGGATGTTCACCAAAGAAGAATTAGAAAGTCTTATCAAGGATCTATGA